A single genomic interval of Lathyrus oleraceus cultivar Zhongwan6 chromosome 7, CAAS_Psat_ZW6_1.0, whole genome shotgun sequence harbors:
- the LOC127105113 gene encoding tubulin-folding cofactor C, with protein MDDEMEKEIISDNKEAEALQKKHLSMLDRLSKRQQSRSTSSTEPSTESTSSFLSRFSELKSSIESHLSDSQSVASDPSQLKPHLDKISESISDLEKLVAQSSYFLPSYDVRSSLKTVSDLKRSLENLSSELIPKKKFSFKNKASKKERDSVVPESKQSIAPVYNSVQPSYVARDSPGFRNKTGEVLVGEFKESEIGEFTISDLDSCEVRIIGCIRALFIHRLKDCRVYVGPVTGSILIEEAEGCVFAIASHQIRIHGARRSDFYLRVRSRPIVEDCNGVRFAPYCLSYGGIEEDLRGADLDAETGNWANVDDFRWLRAVQSPNWSILPENERVGILDISNSGSMKKEI; from the coding sequence ATGGATGATGAAATGGAGAAAGAAATTATTTCAGATAACAAAGAAGCAGAAGCCTTACAGAAAAAGCACTTATCAATGCTAGACCGTCTCTCCAAACGCCAACAATCCCGTTCAACCAGCTCCACTGAACCTTCCACCGAATCAACTTCCTCCTTCCTCTCCCGCTTCTCCGAACTAAAATCCTCCATCGAGTCTCATCTCTCCGACTCCCAATCAGTTGCTTCCGATCCATCTCAGCTTAAACCGCATTTGGATAAAATCTCCGAATCAATCTCCGATTTGGAAAAACTCGTCGCTCAAAGCTCCTACTTTCTTCCTTCTTATGATGTTCGATCTTCCCTTAAAACTGTTTCCGATTTGAAACGTAGCCTTGAGAATCTCAGCTCCGAGCTTATCCCTAAAAAGAAATTCTCCTTCAAGAATAAGGCTAGTAAGAAAGAGCGAGATTCCGTTGTTCCAGAATCCAAACAAAGTATAGCACCGGTGTACAATTCCGTCCAACCGAGCTATGTGGCGCGTGATTCTCCAGGGTTTAGGAACAAAACCGGTGAGGTTTTGGTTGGAGAGTTTAAAGAATCGGAGATAGGGgaattcacgatttcggatctaGATTCTTGTGAAGTGAGGATTATTGGTTGCATTAGGGCGCTTTTCATTCATAGATTGAAGGATTGTAGGGTTTACGTTGGGCCAGTAACGGGATCAATTCTGATTGAGGAAGCTGAGGGTTGTGTTTTCGCGATTGCGTCGCACCAGATTCGGATTCATGGTGCTAGAAGAAGTGATTTCTACCTTAGGGTTAGGAGCAGGCCTATAGTTGAGGATTGTAATGGTGTGAGGTTCGCCCCGTATTGTTTGAGTTATGGAGGGATTGAAGAAGATCTTCGAGGTGCTGATCTTGATGCTGAGACGGGAAATTGGGCCAATGTGGATGATTTCCGGTGGCTACGTGCGGTGCAAAGTCCGAATTGGTCGATTTTGCCGGAGAATGAGAGGGTTGGGATTCTTGATATATCTAATTCAGGAAGTATGAAGAAGGAGATTTGA
- the LOC127102232 gene encoding protein FAR1-RELATED SEQUENCE 6-like: METESVVLPLFERGVISYVYSLCVIMDNSSIFIECGSSQGEDVEVDHDDCGGDDDDSYFFYDIDLDDDFHLRNVFWADARSRATYEYFGDVVTLDTTYLTNKYDMPIVAFVGVNHHGQSTLLGCRLLSGEDTDSFAWLFKLWLRCMLEKAYLGIVTNQCKDMKNAIELVFPTTCHRWYLWHIMKKIPEKLCGYGEYKRIKYAMKEADCDTFTTTSFEQKWCSFIEKFDLQVNDWLGGLYIERHRWASTLLRKYFWDGMSTTQRSESIHAFFDGYINSTTSLNQFLKQYDNALRSQEEKEFEADFNSMDTTIPCGKTRPLRSNSKVSLLMPNSRKFKWNSDLK; encoded by the exons ATGGAGACGGAGAGCGTCGTTCTACCACTTTTTGAGAGAGGAGTT ATTTCATATGTTTATTCAC TTTGTGTCATAATGGACAATTCAAGCATTTTTATAGAATGTGGTAGTAGTCAAGGGGAAGATGTAGAAGTTGATCACGATGATTGTGGTGGTGATGATGATGACTCCT ATTTCTTCTATGACATAGATTTGGATGATGATTTTCACTTGAGGAATGTATTTTGGGCTGATGCAAGAAGTAGAGCCACTTACGAATATTTTGGAGATGTTGTAACTTTAGACACAACATACTTGACTAACAAGTATGACATGCCTATTGTTGCATTCGTGGGTGTGAATCACCATGGTCAATCAACATTACTTGGTTGTAGATTATTATCAGGTGAAGACACAGATTCTTTTGCGTGGCTATTTAAGTTATGGCTTCGTTGTATGCTAGAAAAAGCATATTTGGGTATTGTGACCAATCAATGTAAGGATATGAAAAATGCTATTGAGTTAGTCTTCCCTACAACTTGTCATAGGTGGTATTTATGGCATATAATGAAAAAAATTCCAGAAAAGCTTTGTGGATATGGTGAATACAAAAGGATCAAGTATGCAATGAAAGAAGCAGACTGTGATACATTTACAACAACTAGTTTTGAACAAAAATGGTGTTCGTTTATAGAAAAATTTGATCTCCAAGTAAATGATTGGTTGGGTGGGTTGTATATTGAGCGTCATAGGTGGGCATCAACTTTGTTAAGGAAATATTTTTGGGATGGTATGTCAACTACACAACGTAGTGAGAGCATACATGCTTTCTTTGATGGATATATCAATTCTACAACAAGTCTAAATCAGTTCTTAAAACAATATGATAATGCTCTTAGAAGTCAGGAAGAAAAGGAATTTGAAGCTGATTTTAATTCGATGGATACAACAATTCCATGTGGGAAAACGCGTCCATTGAGAAGCAATTCCAAAGTGAGTTTACTAATGCCAAATTCAAGGAAATTCAAGTGGAATTCAGATCTAAAATGA